A single region of the Halorussus gelatinilyticus genome encodes:
- a CDS encoding recombinase family protein: MTHEVKMMAKVIGYTRLSQDSDTSIERQKRHIREYTDEHGMPLERIYDDGERTSGWDKSREEYQQARSRVQSGEIDAIVINDKRRLARDFDETMRLILDLREYDVEAHTFEEGKLDLSDPVHAAVEVLQAASEHEAKKKEIERAREAVQERVDKGYDHGRPPIGFRFDNKGEQWVPDRDGDFDTVLEAIRMVETGSTYREVEDELEIVPSTMSGIMDRKEQYLSLNKNG, from the coding sequence GTGACCCACGAGGTGAAGATGATGGCTAAGGTAATCGGATACACTCGCCTCTCACAAGACTCAGATACCTCTATTGAGCGCCAAAAGCGCCATATCCGGGAATACACCGATGAACACGGGATGCCACTCGAACGGATCTACGACGACGGCGAGCGAACGTCAGGTTGGGATAAGAGTAGAGAAGAGTACCAACAGGCCCGGAGTCGTGTCCAATCTGGAGAAATTGATGCGATCGTCATCAACGATAAACGCCGACTCGCACGCGACTTCGACGAAACGATGAGACTCATCCTGGACCTCCGTGAATACGATGTTGAAGCCCATACCTTCGAGGAGGGGAAGCTCGACCTCTCAGATCCAGTTCACGCTGCCGTCGAAGTCCTGCAGGCAGCCAGCGAACACGAAGCAAAAAAGAAGGAGATCGAGCGCGCACGCGAGGCCGTACAAGAACGGGTAGACAAAGGATACGACCACGGTCGCCCACCGATCGGATTTCGATTCGATAACAAGGGAGAACAGTGGGTGCCTGATCGTGACGGGGATTTTGACACTGTACTCGAAGCAATTCGTATGGTTGAGACTGGATCGACCTACCGTGAGGTGGAGGACGAACTGGAGATTGTCCCATCAACGATGTCCGGTATTATGGACAGAAAGGAACAGTATCTCAGCCTCAATAAGAACGGTTAG
- a CDS encoding SdpI family protein, whose protein sequence is MKTIHRFGVAVGLVVLSGIVSLFAAPSLPADLVTHWNAAGEPDGTMSKQFALWLFPAMTAGLFAVFAVIPRIGPLRENIAEFRAYYDWFVVIFTGYLVLVHAGVIAFNLGYEFDFTALILVGAAGLFYYVGIFLPHAEPNWFAGIRTPWTLSSDEVWNRTHALGSWLFKLTAVLTLVGLFVGDLAIYFLLVPLLLTAGVTAVYSYYLYEQIEREPDSTSGSDL, encoded by the coding sequence ATGAAGACAATTCACCGGTTCGGGGTGGCGGTTGGACTCGTGGTACTCTCGGGCATCGTGAGCCTGTTCGCAGCTCCGTCGCTCCCCGCCGACCTTGTCACGCACTGGAACGCCGCCGGAGAACCGGATGGCACCATGTCGAAGCAATTCGCACTCTGGCTGTTTCCCGCGATGACCGCAGGGCTGTTCGCTGTGTTCGCCGTGATTCCTCGGATCGGTCCACTCCGTGAGAACATCGCGGAGTTCCGAGCCTACTACGACTGGTTCGTCGTCATCTTCACCGGATATCTGGTCCTCGTCCACGCCGGGGTCATCGCATTCAACCTCGGCTACGAGTTCGACTTCACGGCCCTCATCTTGGTCGGCGCGGCTGGTCTGTTCTACTACGTCGGCATCTTCCTCCCGCACGCCGAGCCGAATTGGTTCGCCGGTATCCGGACACCGTGGACGCTCAGCAGCGACGAGGTCTGGAATCGGACCCATGCCCTCGGTAGTTGGCTGTTCAAACTCACCGCCGTCCTCACGCTGGTCGGACTCTTCGTCGGCGACCTAGCGATTTATTTCCTTCTCGTCCCGCTGCTCCTGACGGCCGGAGTTACTGCCGTGTACTCGTACTACCTGTACGAGCAAATCGAACGGGAGCCGGATTCGACCTCGGGGTCGGATTTGTAA
- a CDS encoding ABC transporter ATP-binding protein, which produces MGVIELDGLTKDYGDVLANDDVSFTVETGEIFGYLGPNGAGKTTTIRTLLGLLEPTSGTATVLGADIHDEGALIDAKQRIGYLPAHLGFNEEVTGADVLDYHASVKGGDRRDELLEIFTPPVERPIREYSSGNKRMLGIIQAFMHDPELVIMDEPTSGLDPLKQEEFNEFARNECERGKTLFFSSHVLSEVRRICDRVGILRDGQLVGLEDVETLMEQGGKRVRLRTTDEARTALTALDGASDVQTFADGIQFIYTGEYNTLLRELATHDVREIDISEPPLEDVFMHYYGADGAGESNQEVQSDA; this is translated from the coding sequence ATGGGAGTAATCGAACTTGACGGGTTGACAAAGGATTATGGAGACGTTCTCGCTAACGACGACGTCTCGTTCACCGTCGAAACTGGCGAAATCTTCGGATACCTCGGGCCAAACGGTGCAGGGAAGACGACGACGATTCGAACACTGCTGGGGTTACTCGAACCGACATCCGGAACAGCGACTGTTCTCGGCGCAGATATTCACGATGAGGGCGCGCTCATCGACGCCAAGCAGCGAATCGGGTATTTACCGGCGCATCTCGGATTCAACGAGGAAGTGACTGGCGCAGACGTCTTGGACTATCATGCATCCGTCAAGGGTGGTGACCGGCGAGACGAACTCCTCGAAATATTCACACCCCCGGTGGAGCGTCCCATCCGCGAATATTCGTCCGGGAACAAACGCATGCTCGGCATCATCCAAGCCTTCATGCATGATCCCGAGCTCGTAATAATGGACGAACCGACATCCGGTCTCGACCCTCTCAAGCAAGAGGAATTTAACGAGTTCGCCAGGAACGAATGCGAGCGAGGAAAGACGCTATTCTTCTCGTCTCACGTGCTAAGCGAGGTCCGCCGCATCTGTGATCGGGTCGGGATACTCCGCGACGGGCAACTCGTCGGATTAGAGGATGTCGAGACGTTGATGGAACAAGGTGGGAAGCGTGTCCGGCTTCGAACGACTGACGAGGCCAGAACTGCACTCACAGCACTCGATGGGGCCAGTGATGTGCAGACGTTCGCTGACGGAATCCAATTCATTTACACTGGCGAGTACAACACGCTCCTCCGGGAACTTGCGACACATGACGTGCGTGAAATCGACATCAGCGAACCACCGCTCGAAGACGTCTTCATGCACTACTACGGGGCAGACGGAGCAGGAGAATCCAACCAGGAGGTGCAATCGGATGCTTGA
- a CDS encoding DUF6653 family protein, with product MASGDPVAVEEWFWMRHSNPKSVWTRIPVAPAVAYAIYRRSWRLLLLSILWGVVNPILFSPPKDEETWMTRGVLAQQWWVREEGHGILGVSKPNIFSTAAVLTSIYTLYAAWRQRPLKTALGTILTVVLNFWWLRHLVERYDRHVT from the coding sequence ATGGCTTCCGGTGATCCTGTTGCGGTTGAGGAGTGGTTTTGGATGCGCCATTCGAACCCAAAAAGCGTCTGGACGCGAATTCCGGTCGCTCCTGCTGTTGCATATGCTATTTACCGGCGTTCTTGGCGTCTCTTGTTACTCTCGATACTGTGGGGAGTAGTCAATCCAATCTTATTTTCCCCACCCAAGGATGAAGAAACATGGATGACGCGGGGTGTTCTCGCTCAACAGTGGTGGGTTCGAGAAGAAGGCCACGGTATCCTCGGGGTATCCAAGCCAAACATTTTTAGCACGGCAGCTGTGCTGACAAGCATCTATACGCTGTATGCTGCGTGGCGTCAGCGCCCGTTGAAGACCGCTCTTGGAACCATTCTGACCGTCGTGCTGAACTTCTGGTGGTTACGACATCTGGTTGAACGTTACGACAGACATGTTACGTAG
- a CDS encoding ABC transporter permease subunit, whose amino-acid sequence MLETTRYETSRRLRGTVILTIGVSLYVAFIVWYFSLVDASAYAQIAESVPPAMREAFGIQTIGTIEGWLGGQIYTFVWLVGLGIYFAYSAAGKIASDIENDRMDLLLSFPVSRSQLLLEKFASMVLPLVLLNVVVGGVTYGLVLAIGETIDPMHLVLAHLLSIPYLLVCAAIGTVLSVLVNRAAVAERAAIGLMFVLWLVESAVGAAEEFSWIQYISPTHYYSPTPVLIDGTYKVMDSGILLAGFLGLLIVSQVLFQRRDI is encoded by the coding sequence ATGCTTGAAACCACGCGATATGAGACGAGCCGCCGTCTTCGAGGAACGGTGATTCTGACGATTGGGGTGAGTCTCTACGTGGCCTTTATCGTCTGGTATTTTTCTCTCGTTGATGCATCCGCTTACGCGCAGATCGCGGAGTCAGTGCCGCCTGCGATGAGGGAAGCGTTCGGCATTCAAACGATTGGAACGATAGAAGGGTGGCTCGGGGGACAGATTTACACGTTCGTCTGGTTGGTGGGGCTCGGAATCTACTTTGCATACTCAGCGGCGGGGAAGATTGCAAGCGATATCGAGAATGACCGAATGGATCTGTTGCTTTCATTTCCGGTTTCTCGGAGCCAGTTACTTCTCGAAAAATTCGCATCGATGGTGCTTCCACTTGTCCTGCTGAACGTAGTTGTGGGCGGTGTCACATACGGTCTCGTACTGGCGATTGGCGAAACGATTGATCCGATGCATCTCGTGTTGGCACATCTCCTCTCGATTCCGTATCTCCTTGTCTGCGCTGCGATTGGAACAGTTCTCTCGGTACTCGTGAATCGGGCGGCGGTTGCAGAGCGGGCTGCCATCGGGCTGATGTTCGTTCTCTGGCTCGTTGAGTCCGCAGTCGGCGCGGCGGAGGAATTCTCGTGGATTCAATACATCAGCCCAACCCATTACTACTCCCCAACACCGGTTCTCATTGATGGTACGTACAAGGTGATGGATTCTGGAATTCTCCTTGCTGGATTTTTGGGATTACTCATCGTGAGCCAAGTACTGTTCCAGCGGCGAGATATCTAG
- a CDS encoding DUF7344 domain-containing protein codes for MEQTSSCRAIPMDPDDAFRAISNSRRRSVILSLAQNGDVLSVSDLAVEIAAIENLIDPSDVTSKQRTRVYISLIQSHLETLDDTGAAVYDSRSKQVAPTEATDPLATHIRQISTACYKPTEESV; via the coding sequence ATGGAGCAGACTAGCTCCTGCCGTGCGATCCCGATGGATCCAGACGATGCGTTCCGCGCAATCTCGAACAGCCGTCGCCGGAGCGTCATTCTGTCGTTAGCGCAAAATGGAGATGTTCTCTCTGTATCGGACCTCGCCGTCGAAATTGCGGCGATTGAGAACCTCATCGATCCAAGTGACGTGACCTCAAAGCAGCGCACACGCGTTTACATCTCTCTTATCCAATCACATCTGGAAACGCTTGACGACACGGGTGCTGCGGTATACGATAGCCGATCCAAGCAGGTTGCACCGACGGAAGCAACTGATCCCTTGGCCACGCACATTCGCCAGATTTCGACTGCGTGTTACAAACCCACGGAGGAATCTGTATGA
- a CDS encoding UvrD-helicase domain-containing protein has protein sequence MSDDPIRLQNAQRDIRNVYFDHDSGLYTLDCVPGAGKSEVTDHISAEDILRRYVAGDPTPEQRVAAISFNRSEAESIIPDICDRLREIVEHNLVPAASKVSDTEVEYLIQRIRQAPFVGTIDSILRDVLSEIAPDIGFEEMPVVGNTARQKQLYAACYKAIQEDPDLAQRVERLEDAYPTDEYDDDVSEMLETAVTYCRDRRISTEGFRSTLEQTVEDVYAQGRPRSFSDVVAAVEHCVGADIDESPYDDIGDDEQNRICDADSRLHDDWRARIDDFCTVLEEYRITYRQTIRDRGVVSHTDVAYLVDAYFDDRLGNVDDAHRARIRQRYQTRIQSLIIDEAQDVSSIQHAALSHLVTSSARVFGAGDLLQSVYLWRHAEPTLFETATVDGEYLGINWDVHEHRTAKTTYRCVPGVASAINEISEAALTDPARGNLGDLDVRYPGLEADRDSTDESNVHIAAFDPIASDPDSYAWVNPVEGRGEATTLATLLSKGLADGTFADENDDPLGITVLFRWSSKMDVYAEAFEEMGLSVRNASEDLFECSVVNAVLDVCEWLVAPADPERTRALVTGANLGLEPLADNYEAYQWDIDAVLGDCDLTDAHQHVLDGLSELRDRRDSFLSRPAGTYAEDIIETLALRADFYGWFDVDPAQRVANLDALVETLEEWEADEHYTPRELTELVEPFRENPYMGPDQPNTADTSHDVEFRTIHDAKGDQDDVVAVANLGFSLWKHGPQAQRFLTQGSIAGLAPPTDTEIPSDIALPPFANGLYDPEDTRDRDVGLRWATGHWCDDVAKSADATSLVGPDRLKRVAANERAEAWRLLYVSLTRARDHLVVPLPRSLPDEFRPRDRWLDTIRDGVNFTGEQTGSYTVGTDTGSFDVGVNDVALRATWTNTVTSRDDDVAVNPPRRTDLDPWVPRFAHPSTLYPLTDDPDEQVLDHLLGNALHTDANDVPDDVPLQFDRLGPDDVGSCLHEVLTTLVEREVPEHTLRSLGDEVRRVFDDVVGDHAPRTGDNERDKLFSFFREEVLDDFLASDLWEEIQRAERVTVERPIDGLVTVDGVEIEIHGTSDFVVELPSGEQYVADLKITLTDQTPETRRRYELQVTAYSYLFEQQDSSESPVNRTVETFGVERDTIESSWPSEIVERRLATLVRQ, from the coding sequence GTGAGTGACGATCCGATCCGCCTCCAGAACGCGCAACGAGACATTCGGAACGTGTATTTCGACCACGATTCGGGATTGTATACTCTCGACTGCGTTCCAGGTGCAGGGAAATCCGAGGTCACTGACCATATCTCCGCAGAGGACATTCTCCGCCGGTACGTTGCTGGAGACCCGACACCCGAACAGCGAGTCGCAGCCATCTCGTTCAACCGTAGTGAGGCGGAGAGCATCATTCCAGATATCTGTGACCGCCTTCGGGAGATTGTCGAACACAATCTTGTCCCCGCTGCAAGCAAAGTCTCAGATACAGAGGTAGAATATCTGATCCAACGGATCAGACAAGCACCGTTCGTCGGTACTATCGACAGTATCCTTCGGGATGTGCTGAGTGAGATCGCCCCCGACATCGGCTTCGAGGAGATGCCGGTCGTTGGCAACACGGCTCGGCAGAAACAGCTGTATGCTGCCTGTTACAAGGCCATTCAGGAGGATCCAGACTTGGCGCAGCGAGTAGAGCGGCTGGAGGACGCGTATCCCACTGACGAGTATGACGACGATGTGAGCGAGATGCTTGAGACCGCCGTCACCTACTGCCGAGATCGCCGTATCTCTACGGAGGGGTTCCGTTCCACCCTCGAACAGACTGTTGAAGACGTCTACGCACAGGGTCGTCCAAGATCGTTCAGCGACGTCGTCGCCGCGGTCGAACACTGTGTTGGGGCAGATATTGACGAAAGTCCCTACGACGACATCGGCGACGACGAACAAAACAGAATCTGTGACGCAGATTCGAGACTTCACGACGACTGGCGTGCCCGTATTGACGATTTCTGTACAGTACTCGAAGAGTATCGAATTACGTATCGCCAGACTATCCGCGACCGTGGCGTTGTCTCCCACACAGATGTGGCGTACCTCGTGGACGCGTACTTCGACGACCGACTCGGTAATGTCGATGATGCTCACCGGGCCAGAATCAGACAGCGATACCAGACAAGAATACAGAGTCTGATTATCGATGAGGCTCAAGACGTGTCGTCGATACAGCACGCCGCACTGTCCCACTTGGTCACCTCCAGTGCGCGTGTGTTCGGCGCAGGCGACCTGCTCCAGAGCGTCTATCTGTGGCGGCACGCTGAACCAACGCTCTTCGAGACCGCAACGGTCGATGGAGAGTATCTCGGGATCAACTGGGATGTCCACGAGCACCGGACTGCGAAGACGACGTACCGGTGCGTCCCCGGTGTCGCCAGTGCGATCAACGAAATCTCGGAAGCAGCGCTCACGGATCCAGCACGTGGGAACCTGGGAGATCTGGACGTCCGATACCCTGGGCTCGAAGCGGATCGTGATTCGACCGACGAGTCGAATGTCCACATCGCGGCCTTCGATCCGATAGCTTCAGACCCTGATTCGTACGCCTGGGTCAATCCTGTCGAAGGTCGTGGAGAAGCAACGACGCTGGCGACGCTCCTCTCTAAGGGGCTGGCAGATGGGACGTTCGCTGACGAGAACGATGACCCTCTCGGGATCACCGTCTTGTTCCGGTGGTCGTCGAAGATGGATGTGTATGCAGAGGCGTTCGAGGAAATGGGGCTCAGTGTTCGAAACGCGAGTGAAGATCTCTTCGAGTGCTCAGTCGTCAATGCAGTCCTTGACGTCTGTGAGTGGCTAGTCGCACCCGCCGACCCAGAGAGAACCCGCGCGCTCGTCACCGGAGCGAATCTCGGTCTCGAACCACTCGCAGACAATTATGAGGCCTACCAGTGGGACATCGACGCGGTCCTCGGTGACTGCGACCTCACGGACGCACACCAGCACGTACTCGATGGTCTCTCCGAACTCCGGGACCGACGTGATAGCTTCCTCTCCCGTCCCGCTGGCACCTACGCCGAAGACATCATCGAGACACTCGCCCTTCGCGCAGATTTCTATGGGTGGTTCGACGTCGATCCTGCACAACGGGTCGCCAACCTCGATGCACTCGTAGAGACCTTGGAGGAATGGGAAGCGGACGAACATTACACTCCACGCGAACTCACCGAGCTGGTCGAACCGTTTCGAGAGAACCCGTATATGGGACCGGACCAGCCGAATACTGCCGACACGAGTCACGACGTCGAATTCCGGACAATTCATGACGCTAAGGGCGACCAAGACGACGTCGTCGCCGTTGCGAATCTCGGATTCAGCCTCTGGAAGCACGGCCCTCAAGCACAACGGTTCCTCACTCAGGGAAGCATCGCCGGACTTGCCCCGCCGACGGACACCGAAATCCCCTCAGACATTGCTCTCCCACCGTTCGCCAACGGACTCTACGATCCCGAGGACACCCGGGACCGCGATGTTGGATTGCGGTGGGCTACGGGCCACTGGTGCGATGACGTCGCCAAGTCCGCGGACGCAACATCGCTGGTTGGCCCCGACCGTCTCAAACGGGTTGCGGCGAACGAACGAGCCGAAGCCTGGCGGCTCCTGTATGTCTCGCTCACGCGGGCGAGAGATCACCTTGTTGTTCCACTCCCACGGTCACTGCCTGATGAATTCCGGCCCCGAGATCGGTGGCTTGACACGATCCGAGACGGGGTCAACTTCACCGGTGAGCAAACTGGGTCGTACACGGTCGGTACGGACACCGGGTCGTTCGACGTCGGCGTCAACGATGTCGCACTTCGCGCAACATGGACAAACACGGTCACGTCTCGTGACGACGACGTCGCTGTCAATCCTCCACGACGCACCGATCTCGATCCATGGGTTCCACGGTTCGCCCACCCGAGTACGCTGTATCCACTCACGGACGATCCCGACGAACAGGTACTTGACCATCTCCTCGGCAATGCCCTGCACACAGATGCTAACGACGTTCCCGACGACGTCCCCCTGCAGTTCGACCGGTTAGGCCCAGACGACGTCGGCTCTTGCTTACACGAGGTGTTGACCACGCTTGTCGAACGCGAGGTTCCGGAACACACTCTTCGATCGCTGGGTGACGAAGTTCGGCGCGTGTTCGATGATGTCGTAGGCGACCACGCTCCGCGAACCGGAGACAATGAACGCGACAAACTGTTCTCCTTCTTCCGGGAGGAGGTACTGGACGACTTCCTCGCGTCCGACCTGTGGGAAGAAATCCAACGAGCCGAACGGGTTACCGTTGAGAGACCCATCGATGGTCTCGTTACTGTTGACGGCGTCGAAATAGAGATACACGGCACGAGCGATTTTGTCGTCGAATTGCCCTCCGGTGAACAGTACGTGGCCGATCTGAAAATCACGCTGACAGATCAAACACCGGAGACGAGACGTCGATACGAACTCCAAGTGACTGCTTACTCGTACCTCTTCGAGCAGCAGGATAGTTCGGAAAGTCCTGTGAATCGGACAGTAGAAACATTCGGCGTCGAACGGGATACAATCGAGTCGTCGTGGCCATCAGAAATCGTCGAACGGAGACTTGCAACGCTAGTTCGACAGTAG